In Curtobacterium sp. L6-1, a genomic segment contains:
- a CDS encoding bifunctional riboflavin kinase/FAD synthetase: MQFYDDVTDVPADFGPSAVTIGKFDGVHVGHRAVIAHLEKAAHERGLISTVVTFDQHPLNVIDPQRVPPALTSTAQRRELLDAVGVDATLLLRFDPALQSKSAEAFVSEILVGTLHAQLVFVGSDFRFGARGAGDVTLLRALGEQYGFRVELIDDVDLVDDVRPSDERRVSSTWIRELLGVGRVAEAARLLGREHAVRSVVVHGNQRGRAMGYPTANLAPACEGFVPADGVYAARVLHDGVTYPAAVSVGNNPTFEGVPAKQIEAHLLDVDLDLYDETISVLFVAYVRGMVAFGGMDELAAQMRQDDLDIRLLLGMPVTA; the protein is encoded by the coding sequence ATGCAGTTCTACGACGACGTCACGGACGTGCCGGCCGACTTCGGGCCGAGCGCCGTCACCATCGGCAAGTTCGACGGTGTCCACGTCGGGCACCGCGCCGTCATCGCCCACCTCGAGAAGGCCGCTCACGAGCGCGGACTGATCTCGACCGTCGTCACCTTCGACCAGCACCCGCTCAACGTCATCGACCCGCAGCGGGTGCCGCCGGCGCTGACGAGCACGGCGCAGCGTCGGGAACTCCTCGACGCGGTGGGCGTCGACGCCACGCTCCTGCTCCGGTTCGACCCCGCCCTGCAGTCCAAGTCCGCCGAGGCCTTCGTGTCCGAGATCCTGGTCGGCACCCTGCACGCCCAGCTGGTGTTCGTCGGCAGTGACTTCCGCTTCGGTGCCCGCGGTGCCGGGGACGTCACCCTGCTCCGGGCGCTCGGCGAACAGTACGGCTTCCGGGTCGAGCTCATCGACGACGTCGACCTGGTCGACGACGTCCGGCCGTCCGACGAGCGCCGCGTGTCCTCCACCTGGATCCGGGAGCTCCTCGGCGTCGGCCGCGTCGCCGAGGCCGCGCGGCTGCTCGGCCGGGAGCACGCGGTCCGCAGCGTCGTCGTGCACGGCAACCAGCGCGGTCGGGCGATGGGGTACCCGACGGCGAACCTCGCTCCGGCGTGCGAGGGCTTCGTGCCCGCCGACGGCGTCTACGCTGCCCGGGTCCTGCACGACGGTGTGACGTACCCGGCTGCGGTGTCGGTCGGCAACAACCCGACGTTCGAGGGCGTGCCGGCGAAGCAGATCGAGGCGCACCTGCTCGACGTCGACCTCGACCTGTACGACGAGACGATCTCGGTGCTGTTCGTCGCCTACGTCCGCGGCATGGTGGCGTTCGGTGGCATGGACGAGCTCGCGGCGCAGATGCGGCAGGACGACCTCGACATCCGGCTGCTGCTCGGGATGCCCGTCACCGCCTGA